One genomic region from Stutzerimonas decontaminans encodes:
- a CDS encoding NAD(P)/FAD-dependent oxidoreductase, translating into MPESLSTDVLIVGGGVAGLWLNARLRRQGFATLLVDKGTLGGGQSVKSQGIIHGGTKYALSGALTGASEAIADMPRRWREALEGKGELDLSGVRLLSDAHYLWSPGTLAGNLTSFFASKAVRSRVGQVKGDELPPALQHPKFKGKVYRLSELVLDVPSLITRLAELAGDSLLAGRQVEPLLDGNELVGLRVDGREIRAQRIVFSAGGGTAELLASLGLQQPAMQRRPLHMVIVKAPTLKPLYAHCLGGGTKPRITVTSHPAADGEWVWYLGGDLAEVDGVARDEASQIAVAKKELAELVPWIDLSAAHWATLRIDRAEPAQSALARPDNAFLAEQGRLLVGWPTKLALSPDFSDRVEAALARDGIRPGQHPVLPELPRPPLTGPFWEGLLP; encoded by the coding sequence ATGCCTGAATCCCTCAGCACCGACGTCCTGATCGTTGGCGGCGGCGTCGCCGGCCTGTGGCTAAACGCGCGCCTGCGCCGACAAGGTTTTGCCACGTTGCTGGTGGACAAGGGAACGCTGGGCGGCGGGCAGAGCGTGAAGTCCCAGGGCATCATTCATGGCGGTACCAAATACGCCTTGAGCGGCGCCCTCACCGGCGCGTCCGAAGCCATCGCCGACATGCCACGGCGCTGGCGCGAGGCTCTTGAAGGCAAGGGCGAGCTGGATCTCAGCGGCGTGCGCCTGCTGTCCGATGCGCATTACCTCTGGTCGCCCGGCACCCTGGCCGGCAATCTCACCAGCTTCTTCGCCAGCAAGGCGGTGCGCTCGCGGGTTGGTCAGGTCAAGGGCGACGAACTGCCACCCGCTCTGCAACACCCGAAATTCAAAGGCAAGGTCTACCGCCTCAGTGAGCTGGTGCTCGATGTGCCCAGTCTGATTACCCGCCTGGCCGAATTGGCCGGCGACAGCCTGCTCGCCGGGCGGCAGGTCGAGCCGCTGCTTGATGGCAACGAGCTGGTCGGCCTGCGCGTCGATGGCCGCGAGATCCGCGCCCAGCGCATCGTCTTCAGCGCCGGTGGCGGGACGGCGGAGCTGCTCGCTTCGCTCGGCTTGCAACAACCGGCCATGCAGCGCCGCCCGCTGCACATGGTCATCGTCAAGGCGCCGACGCTCAAGCCGCTCTACGCCCACTGCCTGGGCGGCGGCACTAAGCCGCGCATCACCGTGACCAGCCATCCGGCGGCGGATGGTGAGTGGGTCTGGTATCTCGGCGGCGACCTGGCCGAAGTCGACGGCGTGGCGCGCGACGAAGCCAGCCAGATCGCCGTAGCGAAAAAAGAGCTGGCCGAACTGGTGCCCTGGATCGACCTGTCTGCCGCGCATTGGGCCACGCTGCGCATCGACCGCGCGGAGCCAGCGCAGTCGGCCCTCGCCCGGCCGGACAATGCCTTTCTCGCCGAGCAGGGCCGCCTGCTGGTCGGCTGGCCAACCAAGCTGGCGCTGTCGCCGGATTTTTCCGACCGCGTCGAAGCCGCCCTCGCCCGCGACGGCATTCGCCCCGGCCAGCATCCCGTACTACCGGAACTGCCGCGGCCACCGCTGACCGGGCCGTTCTGGGAAGGGCTGCTGCCATGA
- a CDS encoding DMT family transporter, with protein sequence MSGYVYLAIAICAEVVATTSMKALAGFSRPLPLLLVICGYSLSFWMLALVVKTIPVGIAYAIWAGLGIVLVSIAAALIYGQHLDLPAVLGMALIIAGVAVIQLFSGSTGH encoded by the coding sequence ATGTCCGGTTACGTTTACCTGGCCATCGCCATCTGCGCCGAAGTGGTCGCCACCACTTCGATGAAAGCCCTCGCCGGCTTCAGCCGCCCGCTGCCACTGTTGCTGGTGATTTGCGGCTACAGCCTGTCGTTCTGGATGCTGGCGCTGGTGGTGAAGACCATTCCGGTGGGGATTGCCTATGCCATCTGGGCGGGCCTGGGCATCGTGCTGGTCAGCATCGCTGCGGCGCTGATCTATGGCCAGCACCTGGACCTGCCGGCGGTGCTCGGCATGGCGCTGATCATCGCTGGCGTGGCGGTCATTCAGCTCTTCTCCGGCAGCACCGGCCACTAA
- the waaA gene encoding lipid IV(A) 3-deoxy-D-manno-octulosonic acid transferase — translation MNRTLYTLLFHLGLPLVFLRLLWRAWRAPAYSRRIGERFAFGLPPLRPGGIWVHAVSVGESIAAAPMIRELMARYPHLPITVTCMTPTGSERIQALFGDSVQHCYLPYDLPWAAARFLDRVRPKLAVVMETELWPNHIHQCARRGVPVALANARLSERSARGYARFARLTAPMLAELSLIAVQTEAEAERFRQLGARDECVEVTGSIKFDLTIDPALLERANKLRQQWAALERPLWIAASTHAGEDEIILAAHRQLLSNHPRALLILVPRHPERFTSVYELACKEEFVAVRRSTGDTVGAGTQVLVGDTMGELLFLYALADIAFVGGSLVPNGGHNLLEPAALGKPVLSGPHLFNFLEISAQLRAAGALREVQDAAQLAQAVSELWGDPGGTQAMRDAGLGVLKANQGALARLLAGLGRLLR, via the coding sequence ATGAATCGCACCCTCTATACCCTGCTGTTCCACCTCGGCCTGCCGCTGGTATTTCTGCGCCTGCTCTGGCGCGCCTGGCGCGCGCCGGCCTACTCCCGTCGTATCGGCGAACGTTTCGCCTTTGGTTTGCCGCCGCTTCGTCCGGGTGGCATCTGGGTGCATGCGGTATCGGTCGGCGAAAGCATCGCCGCGGCGCCGATGATCCGCGAGCTGATGGCGCGCTATCCGCATCTGCCGATCACCGTCACCTGCATGACCCCAACCGGCTCGGAGCGTATCCAGGCACTGTTCGGCGACAGCGTGCAGCACTGCTACCTGCCCTATGACCTGCCTTGGGCGGCGGCGCGCTTTCTTGACCGCGTGCGGCCGAAGCTGGCGGTGGTAATGGAGACCGAACTCTGGCCCAACCATATCCATCAGTGCGCCCGCCGCGGCGTCCCGGTGGCGCTGGCCAATGCGCGCCTGTCCGAGCGCTCGGCCCGCGGTTACGCACGCTTCGCCCGGCTGACCGCGCCGATGCTCGCCGAGTTGAGCCTGATCGCTGTGCAGACAGAGGCTGAGGCTGAGCGCTTTCGTCAGCTCGGTGCGCGCGATGAGTGCGTCGAGGTGACTGGCTCGATCAAGTTCGACCTGACCATCGACCCGGCACTGCTGGAGCGTGCCAATAAATTGCGCCAGCAGTGGGCGGCGCTGGAACGGCCATTGTGGATCGCCGCCAGTACACACGCCGGTGAAGACGAGATCATTCTGGCTGCGCATCGCCAGCTGCTCAGCAACCATCCGCGGGCGCTGCTGATCCTGGTTCCCAGGCACCCGGAGCGCTTCACGTCAGTGTACGAGCTTGCGTGCAAGGAAGAGTTCGTAGCCGTACGGCGCTCGACGGGGGATACGGTCGGCGCCGGCACCCAGGTGCTGGTCGGCGACACCATGGGCGAGCTGCTGTTTCTCTACGCGCTGGCGGATATCGCCTTCGTTGGTGGCAGCCTGGTGCCCAACGGCGGGCACAACCTCCTCGAGCCCGCAGCGCTGGGCAAGCCGGTGCTCAGTGGCCCGCACCTGTTCAACTTTCTCGAGATATCGGCGCAGTTGCGCGCTGCTGGCGCCCTGCGTGAAGTGCAGGATGCCGCGCAACTGGCGCAGGCGGTCAGTGAACTCTGGGGCGATCCAGGCGGAACTCAAGCGATGCGCGATGCCGGTCTCGGCGTGCTCAAGGCCAATCAGGGTGCTCTGGCGCGGCTGCTGGCCGGGTTAGGGCGGCTGCTTAGGTAA
- a CDS encoding TolC family outer membrane protein yields the protein MLRRLPLALAVASLTAGAAWAQETVPLASKTDLVSVYQQAVNNNADLAAARAQFRARQEIVPQARAGLLPNLSAGAELSDTETDVDTSMGSTSLSRSGTAYQATLSQPIFRADRWFQLKAAEAVSEQAAIEYSIAEQDLILQSAQAYFAVLRAQDNLAAVKAEEAAFKRQLDQANERFEVGLSDKTDVLEAQAGFDTARANRSIAQRQVEDAFQALYTLTNREYIALEGIRHTLPVLAPVPNEAKAWVDTATRQNLNLLAVNYAVTAAEETLRQRRSGHAPTLDAVASYRKGDNDALGFSNSQNIPGFDMPRYTGDVEQRSIGLQLNIPLYSGGLTTSQSREAYYQLSQSEQQRESLRRQVVESTRNLHRAVNTDIEQVEARRQSIISNQSALEATEIGYQVGTRNIVDVLDTQRRLYAAVRDYNNARYDYILDNLRLKQAAGTLNPDDLQQLAAYLKPDYNPDTDFLPPDLPQTIGQPVRIDY from the coding sequence ATGCTGCGCAGACTCCCCCTGGCTCTCGCCGTGGCCTCCCTCACCGCCGGAGCAGCCTGGGCACAGGAAACCGTCCCGCTCGCCAGCAAGACCGACCTGGTCAGCGTCTATCAGCAAGCCGTCAACAACAACGCCGATCTGGCTGCAGCGCGCGCGCAGTTTCGCGCCCGCCAGGAAATCGTGCCGCAGGCGCGGGCCGGGCTGCTGCCCAACCTCAGCGCCGGCGCCGAGCTGAGCGACACCGAAACGGACGTTGACACCAGCATGGGCTCCACCTCGCTGTCGCGCAGCGGCACCGCCTATCAGGCAACGCTGAGCCAGCCGATCTTCCGTGCCGACCGCTGGTTCCAGCTCAAGGCTGCGGAGGCTGTCAGCGAGCAGGCTGCGATCGAATACTCGATTGCCGAACAGGACCTGATTTTGCAGAGCGCCCAGGCCTACTTCGCCGTGCTGCGCGCGCAGGACAATCTGGCCGCGGTAAAGGCCGAGGAAGCCGCGTTCAAGCGCCAGCTCGACCAGGCCAACGAGCGCTTCGAAGTCGGTCTCTCCGACAAGACCGACGTGCTCGAAGCCCAGGCCGGGTTCGATACCGCCCGGGCCAATCGCTCCATCGCCCAACGCCAGGTCGAAGACGCCTTCCAGGCGCTGTACACCCTGACCAACCGCGAATACATCGCCCTCGAAGGCATCCGCCACACCCTGCCGGTGCTGGCCCCGGTGCCGAACGAGGCCAAGGCCTGGGTAGATACCGCGACGCGGCAAAACCTAAACCTGCTGGCGGTCAATTACGCGGTGACCGCGGCCGAGGAAACCCTGCGCCAGCGCCGCTCCGGCCATGCACCGACGCTCGATGCAGTGGCGTCCTATCGCAAGGGCGACAACGACGCACTGGGCTTCAGCAACAGCCAGAACATCCCGGGCTTCGACATGCCGCGCTACACCGGTGACGTCGAGCAACGCAGCATCGGCCTGCAGCTGAACATCCCGCTCTACAGCGGCGGCCTGACCACCTCGCAGAGTCGCGAGGCCTATTACCAGCTCAGCCAGAGCGAGCAGCAGCGCGAGAGCCTGCGCCGCCAGGTGGTCGAATCCACACGCAATCTGCATCGGGCGGTGAACACCGATATCGAACAGGTCGAGGCTCGCCGGCAGTCGATCATCTCCAACCAGAGCGCGCTGGAGGCGACGGAGATCGGCTATCAGGTCGGCACGCGCAACATCGTCGACGTACTCGACACCCAGCGCCGCCTGTACGCCGCCGTTCGCGACTACAACAACGCCCGCTACGACTACATCCTCGACAACCTGCGCCTGAAACAGGCCGCCGGCACACTCAACCCGGACGACCTGCAGCAGCTGGCGGCGTACCTGAAGCCCGACTACAACCCGGACACCGACTTCCTGCCGCCGGACCTGCCGCAGACCATCGGCCAGCCGGTGCGGATCGATTACTGA
- the thiC gene encoding phosphomethylpyrimidine synthase ThiC, with protein MRVEQQNLSESAQVDQQSIQPFPRSQKIYVQGSRPDIRVPMREISLDVTPTDFGGEINAPVTVYDTSGPYTDPNVQIDVRKGLADVRSAWIEERDDTEKLPGLTSEFGQRRLNDAELTAMRFAHVRHPRRAKAGHNVSQMHYARKGIITPEMEYVAIRENMKLTEAREAGLLKDQHAGHSFGASIPKEITPEFVRDEVARGRAIIPANINHTELEPMIIGRNFLVKINGNIGNSALGSSIEEEVAKLTWGIRWGSDTVMDLSTGKHIHETREWIIRNSPVPIGTVPIYQALEKVNGVAEDLTWELFRDTLIEQAEQGVDYFTIHAGVLLRYVPLTAKRVTGIVSRGGSIMAKWCLAHHKENFLYTNFEEICEIMKAYDVSFSLGDGLRPGSIADANDAAQFGELETLGELTKIAWKHDVQCMIEGPGHVPMHMIKENMDKQLECCDEAPFYTLGPLTTDIAPGYDHITSGIGAAMIGWFGCAMLCYVTPKEHLGLPNKDDVKTGIITYKIAAHAADLAKGHPGAQIRDNALSKARFEFRWEDQFNLGLDPDTARAFHDETLPKESAKVAHFCSMCGPKFCSMKITQEVREYAAEHGLTDEQKAIEAGFAEQSSRFKDEGSVIYKQV; from the coding sequence ATGCGTGTAGAACAACAGAACCTGAGTGAATCCGCCCAGGTCGACCAGCAGTCGATCCAACCCTTCCCGCGTTCGCAGAAAATCTATGTGCAGGGTTCGCGCCCGGACATCCGCGTACCGATGCGCGAGATCAGCCTGGACGTGACGCCCACGGACTTCGGCGGCGAGATCAACGCCCCGGTCACCGTGTACGACACCTCCGGCCCCTATACCGACCCGAACGTGCAGATCGACGTACGCAAGGGCCTGGCGGATGTGCGCAGCGCCTGGATCGAGGAGCGCGACGATACCGAGAAGCTGCCGGGGCTGACCTCCGAGTTCGGCCAGCGTCGCCTCAACGACGCGGAGCTGACCGCCATGCGCTTTGCACATGTACGCCATCCACGGCGGGCCAAGGCCGGGCACAACGTCAGCCAGATGCACTATGCGCGCAAGGGCATCATCACGCCCGAGATGGAATACGTTGCCATCCGCGAGAACATGAAGCTGACCGAAGCACGCGAGGCTGGACTGCTGAAGGATCAGCACGCCGGGCATAGCTTCGGCGCCTCGATCCCCAAGGAGATCACGCCGGAATTCGTGCGTGACGAAGTGGCCCGCGGTCGCGCCATCATCCCGGCCAACATCAACCACACCGAGCTCGAGCCGATGATCATCGGCCGCAACTTCCTGGTGAAGATCAACGGCAATATCGGCAACTCGGCGCTGGGTTCCTCGATCGAAGAGGAAGTGGCCAAGCTGACCTGGGGCATCCGCTGGGGCTCGGACACGGTGATGGACCTGTCCACCGGCAAGCACATCCACGAAACCCGCGAGTGGATCATCCGCAACTCGCCGGTGCCGATCGGCACCGTGCCGATCTACCAGGCGCTGGAAAAGGTCAACGGCGTTGCCGAAGACCTGACCTGGGAGCTGTTCCGCGACACGTTGATCGAACAGGCCGAGCAGGGCGTCGACTACTTCACCATCCACGCCGGCGTCCTGCTGCGCTACGTGCCGCTGACTGCCAAGCGCGTCACCGGCATCGTCTCGCGCGGTGGCTCGATCATGGCCAAGTGGTGCCTGGCGCATCACAAGGAGAATTTCCTCTACACCAACTTTGAGGAAATCTGCGAAATCATGAAGGCCTACGACGTCAGCTTCTCGCTGGGCGACGGCCTTCGTCCGGGATCGATCGCCGATGCCAACGACGCCGCGCAGTTCGGCGAACTGGAAACTCTCGGCGAGCTGACCAAGATCGCCTGGAAACACGACGTGCAGTGCATGATCGAAGGCCCGGGTCACGTGCCGATGCACATGATCAAGGAGAACATGGACAAGCAGCTGGAATGCTGCGACGAGGCGCCGTTCTATACCCTCGGCCCGCTGACCACCGACATCGCCCCCGGTTACGACCACATCACCAGCGGCATCGGCGCGGCGATGATCGGCTGGTTCGGCTGCGCCATGCTCTGCTACGTCACGCCGAAGGAGCACCTCGGTCTGCCGAACAAGGATGACGTCAAGACCGGCATCATCACCTACAAGATCGCCGCCCATGCCGCCGACCTCGCCAAAGGCCATCCGGGCGCGCAGATTCGCGACAACGCGCTGTCCAAGGCGCGCTTCGAGTTCCGCTGGGAAGACCAGTTCAACCTCGGCCTCGACCCGGACACCGCGCGTGCCTTCCACGACGAGACGCTGCCGAAGGAGTCTGCCAAGGTGGCGCACTTCTGCTCCATGTGCGGACCGAAGTTCTGTTCGATGAAGATCACTCAGGAAGTGCGCGAGTACGCCGCCGAGCACGGCCTGACCGACGAGCAGAAGGCCATCGAGGCCGGCTTCGCCGAGCAGTCCTCGCGTTTCAAGGACGAGGGTTCGGTGATCTACAAGCAGGTGTGA
- a CDS encoding RsiV family protein, whose amino-acid sequence MIPIRYIRHLIMLSSLVALLGGCQHFASERPVEVRQTVTEQRPTGCEGENCPLVNIDTLTFADEPELDRLIDARLRRMTINGPDDRLPETLQSYQQRFLSTAEPGWSSYLQAKLRDQHRNILIVELSSYLYVGGAHGMPGRGFINYDREQNRELRLEDLLIPGQEGSFWRVARQAHQRWLVENGHAQDAEFVDFWPFQQTANIALLKDSVLLKYDVYSIAPYSSGHPELFIPHEQLKGILKPEYL is encoded by the coding sequence ATGATTCCCATCAGATACATCCGCCATCTCATCATGCTGAGCAGCCTTGTCGCGCTGCTCGGCGGCTGTCAGCACTTTGCATCGGAACGCCCGGTAGAGGTCCGCCAGACCGTCACCGAACAACGACCCACGGGTTGTGAAGGGGAAAACTGTCCGCTGGTCAACATCGACACCCTGACCTTCGCCGACGAGCCCGAACTAGATCGCCTCATCGACGCGCGCCTGCGCCGGATGACCATCAATGGCCCGGATGATCGGCTGCCCGAGACGCTGCAGAGCTACCAACAACGCTTCTTGAGCACGGCGGAACCGGGCTGGAGCAGCTACCTGCAAGCCAAGCTGCGTGACCAGCACCGCAACATTCTGATCGTCGAGCTTTCCAGCTATCTGTATGTCGGTGGCGCCCACGGCATGCCTGGGCGCGGCTTCATCAATTACGATCGCGAGCAGAACCGCGAGCTGCGCCTGGAAGACCTGCTGATTCCGGGACAGGAAGGCAGCTTCTGGCGCGTCGCGCGCCAAGCGCACCAGCGTTGGCTGGTGGAGAACGGCCATGCCCAGGACGCCGAGTTCGTCGACTTCTGGCCCTTCCAGCAGACCGCAAACATCGCACTACTGAAAGACAGCGTGCTGCTCAAGTACGACGTCTACAGCATTGCACCCTACTCGAGCGGTCACCCCGAGCTGTTCATTCCCCATGAACAGCTCAAGGGCATTCTGAAGCCGGAATATCTCTGA
- a CDS encoding NUDIX domain-containing protein: MSETFKPGPDDVHILRREQCFSGFYRLERLHLRHRQFDGSMGSELSRELFVRHDAVCVLPYDPQRDQVVLIEQFRVGALGKAENPWLIELVAGLIDKDESPEEVARREAIEEAGLELGELWPVSQYFPSPGGSDERVYLYVGRCDSAGADGVFGLAEEGEDIRVHVWSLQEALRAVNEGRIDNAASIIALQWLALNREQVRGAWT, from the coding sequence ATGAGCGAGACCTTCAAACCCGGCCCGGATGATGTCCATATCCTCCGACGAGAGCAATGCTTCAGCGGGTTCTACCGCCTGGAGCGGCTGCATCTGCGTCATCGGCAGTTCGACGGAAGCATGGGTTCAGAGCTGAGCCGAGAGCTGTTCGTGCGTCACGATGCTGTTTGCGTACTGCCCTACGATCCGCAGCGCGACCAGGTGGTATTGATCGAACAGTTCCGCGTCGGTGCGCTGGGCAAGGCCGAGAACCCCTGGCTGATCGAGCTGGTGGCAGGACTGATCGACAAGGATGAATCACCCGAAGAGGTCGCGCGACGTGAGGCGATCGAAGAGGCCGGGCTGGAGCTGGGCGAGCTTTGGCCCGTCAGTCAGTACTTTCCGTCACCTGGCGGCAGCGACGAACGGGTATACCTGTATGTCGGTCGTTGCGACAGTGCCGGGGCCGACGGAGTGTTTGGCCTGGCGGAAGAGGGCGAGGACATTCGGGTGCATGTCTGGTCGCTGCAGGAGGCACTCCGCGCCGTGAATGAGGGTCGTATCGACAATGCGGCCAGCATCATTGCACTGCAGTGGCTGGCTTTGAATCGCGAGCAGGTGCGGGGGGCGTGGACATGA
- a CDS encoding DUF1249 domain-containing protein codes for MRKTRERYRVDLLELQSACEANYLRLMRLLPSMRNGCEARRIAISQGDMLLGVLVLEVLESCPYTTTLQVSQENCLTWLPVPKMEVRVYHDARMAEVIRAENARRFRGIYHYPNAQMHQPDEKNQLNLFLGEWLGHCLACGHELEPVL; via the coding sequence ATGAGAAAGACGCGCGAGCGATACCGAGTCGACTTGCTCGAACTGCAGTCGGCATGCGAGGCCAATTACCTGCGTCTGATGCGCCTGCTGCCGAGCATGCGCAACGGCTGCGAGGCACGCCGCATCGCCATCAGCCAGGGCGACATGTTGCTCGGTGTGCTGGTGCTCGAGGTGCTTGAGAGCTGTCCCTACACCACGACCTTGCAGGTCAGTCAGGAGAATTGCCTGACCTGGTTGCCGGTGCCGAAGATGGAGGTGCGGGTATATCACGATGCACGCATGGCCGAAGTCATTCGTGCCGAGAATGCGCGGCGTTTCCGCGGCATCTATCACTACCCCAACGCGCAGATGCACCAGCCGGACGAGAAGAACCAGCTCAATCTGTTCCTCGGCGAGTGGCTGGGCCACTGTCTGGCCTGCGGGCACGAACTTGAACCGGTACTCTGA
- the cpdA gene encoding 3',5'-cyclic-AMP phosphodiesterase, producing the protein MPGASLTVEDSVLLVQLTDSHLFAEADGKLLGMNTCDSLERVVELAIDEQPRIDLILATGDLSQDGSVASYQRFRRLAERIEAPARWCPGNHDELAAMREACRGSALMEPLLEIGGWRVVMLDTLVAGSVFGMLRGDQLELLDRALSEAPDHHHLICLHHHPVSIGSRWMDTIGLRNPDALFEVLDRHRNVRALLWGHIHQEFDHWRNGVRLLASPSTGVQFTPQSEDFQVDSVAPGYRWLRLHNDGRLETAVSRVSGIEFEIDYSVKGY; encoded by the coding sequence TTGCCTGGTGCGTCCCTGACTGTTGAAGATTCGGTTCTGCTGGTGCAGCTCACCGACAGCCATCTGTTTGCCGAAGCGGACGGCAAGCTGCTGGGCATGAATACCTGTGACAGCCTGGAACGGGTGGTCGAGCTGGCCATCGACGAGCAGCCACGCATCGACCTGATCCTGGCCACCGGCGACCTGTCGCAGGATGGCTCAGTGGCGTCGTACCAGCGGTTTCGCAGGCTTGCCGAGCGCATCGAAGCGCCAGCGCGCTGGTGCCCGGGGAACCACGATGAGTTGGCGGCAATGCGTGAGGCTTGCCGTGGCAGTGCGCTGATGGAGCCGCTGCTGGAGATCGGCGGCTGGCGGGTGGTAATGCTCGATACGCTGGTGGCTGGCTCGGTATTCGGCATGCTCCGCGGCGACCAGCTGGAGCTGCTCGATCGTGCGCTGAGCGAGGCGCCTGACCATCATCATCTGATCTGCCTGCACCACCATCCCGTGTCCATTGGCAGCCGCTGGATGGACACCATCGGGCTGCGCAATCCTGATGCCCTGTTCGAGGTGCTCGATCGTCACCGCAACGTACGTGCCTTGCTCTGGGGCCATATTCACCAGGAGTTTGATCACTGGCGCAACGGCGTGCGCCTGCTGGCGTCGCCATCCACCGGCGTGCAGTTCACTCCGCAGAGTGAAGATTTCCAAGTGGACAGCGTGGCGCCGGGTTATCGCTGGTTGCGGCTGCATAACGATGGGCGGCTGGAAACAGCGGTTTCCCGCGTCAGCGGTATCGAGTTCGAAATCGATTACAGCGTGAAAGGCTATTGA
- a CDS encoding YqiA/YcfP family alpha/beta fold hydrolase — protein MSSDSPSILYIHGLNSSPLSQKASQLSAALSKLGMAERLRVPALHHHPRQAIAQLEACVVELGRPLLVGSSLGGYYATHLAERHDLRALLINPAVTPHRRFDGYLGPQTNLYSGEIWELTEDHVAALAELETAPPQDAERYQVWLQAGDETLDYRDAAQFYRGCALRIQAGGDHGFQGFAERLPALLAFAGFEPQIWLEQL, from the coding sequence ATGTCCAGTGATTCGCCTTCAATCCTTTATATCCACGGTCTCAACAGCTCTCCGCTTTCGCAGAAGGCGAGTCAGCTGTCCGCTGCGTTGAGCAAGCTCGGCATGGCCGAACGGCTCCGGGTTCCCGCGCTGCATCATCACCCACGACAGGCCATAGCCCAGCTCGAGGCGTGCGTCGTCGAGCTCGGGCGGCCGCTGCTGGTCGGCAGCTCGCTTGGCGGCTACTATGCGACGCACCTCGCCGAGCGGCATGACCTGAGGGCATTGCTGATCAATCCGGCGGTGACACCGCACCGCCGCTTCGACGGTTACCTCGGTCCGCAGACGAACCTGTATAGCGGGGAAATCTGGGAGCTGACCGAGGATCACGTGGCGGCGTTGGCGGAGCTCGAAACCGCACCGCCGCAGGACGCAGAGCGTTATCAGGTCTGGTTGCAGGCGGGCGATGAAACGCTGGATTACCGTGATGCCGCTCAGTTCTATCGTGGCTGTGCGCTGCGTATTCAGGCCGGCGGCGATCATGGCTTTCAGGGGTTCGCCGAGCGCTTGCCGGCACTACTGGCCTTTGCCGGTTTTGAGCCGCAGATTTGGCTGGAACAGCTCTGA